Sequence from the Paenibacillus riograndensis SBR5 genome:
GCCGTCGTTCACGATCTACTTTGAGCAGATTTTTGGCGCAGGCAAGCACAGGGTAATCACGAAGCTGCGTAAATTCCAACTGGGCTATTCGTTATTCTGTCTGGTATTTCTCATCGTGAACGCTATGTTGTCTTACCGCCTGGACGGGCTGTATAGAATCGCTACCGTTGACTTTCTGGGCCTTCTGATGATGGCGCAGTTCATCTATTTACTGTTCGTGACGCTCGGAGCTGCGTTCAAAGGCAATCGGGATGCCGTCATCTTTTCGGCCGGATTCTCTATATTTGCCTTATTGTCATTAACTGAGCTGATTCTCTACTACGCCAACAACAGCTACCACTTGCAGTGGTGGAAATGGGGAGTGATTGCGTTCGTGGCTTCGCTTATTCTCATTTTGGGCAGGAGATTTGCGGGCAATCATGAGCAGGTGCTCGAATATTCCCGTGATCTGGAGAAATTCAATGACGACCTGCAGCGTTCTGAGAAAATGGAGATCATCAGCGAGCTTGCTGCTTCGGTGGCCCATGAGGTGCGCAATCCCCTGCAGGTGACCCGCGGATTCCTGCAGATCCTGGGGGAACGCTCTGATAAGAAGGAGAAGGAATACCTGCAGATGGCTATGGAGGAGCTTGACAGAGCCTCGCTCATCATCACGGATTTTTTGACCTTTGCCAAGCCGGGGATGGATACGCTGGACAGATTTGAGGTGGAGGAGGAGCTGCGGCATGTCTCCGGCGTTCTGGTGCCGCTGGCTCATCTGCAAGGGGGGACCATTGAGCTTAACCTGGAGAGCGGGCTTCAGGTGCTCGGCAGCACCTCCAAGTTCAAACAGGCTTTTATCAATCTGATCAAAAACGCTATTGAATCCCTGGAGGAAGATGGACAAATAACGGTTGCCGCCTGGAGATCGGGAGAGCACATCATCATCAGTGTCCGGGATAACGGGGAAGGGATGAAGATGAGCGAGCTGGCGCATCTGGGCGAACCTTACTATTCGAATAAAAAGAAGGGAACAGGCCTTGGACTTATGGTTACGTTCCGGATTATTGAAGCAATGAACGGCTCCATTCAGTTTCAGAGCAGAAAGGGAGAAGGCACTGAGGTCATTGTGAAATTACCATCCGCCGCAAAAAAATAGGAATTATTTTGTTTAATACCGTTTTTTTGAAGGGATGCGCTGTGACTGGAGCGAAGTACTACTAACAACAGAGCTAAGCTTCTGAAATTTTCTGCTGAGGTGCTTGCATGCGCTTGTTCGCTAAAATTCTACATCTAACCATAGTTCTATTCGTACTTTGTACGGCCTGTGGCGCGTTCGAGGCCTCGGCAGCAGGCCGGCACGCCCCCCGGGAATTGACAAGCTGGCAGATGAGATGGGGAAGTCCGGACGGAGATACGGGGCAAGAGGTACCGCTTGGAGAGACTCAGGGCTGGATAAAGGTTGATGCCCGTCAGGGGACACCGGAGCTTCCCAAGGGAATATCCTCTGCATGGACGCGGATAACGCTGCCGGAGAGTCAATATACCTCGCCTGCGGTTTATATTAAGACGTTATATGCCCTGCATGTGAAGGTGTATGCGGGTGAACGTCTTATCTTTGAAGGCAGCCGCAGCTATATCCATGACAATTATTCATTGCTCATTCCGCTGAGTACCGAAGATCAGGGCACAACCCTATATATATGGACGGCAACCCTGCAGGACCGTATCGGGATTAAAGACAGAGTAGCCGTGGGCGAACACAGCAATCTGCTTAAGGATTATTCGAAAAATGGACTTGCCGATATCGTTTTGGGCGGAGCCTTTCTGTTCGTGGCTCTCGTTTTGTTCGTATGCACCTTTTACCTGAGCAAGGAGTATTTCTCCATTGCGACCGCACTGTCCCTGGTGATAGCCTCCACGGGAGTCCTGTCCATCACCTATTCTCCTTTTACGTACACCTTCTTCAGTTATTTGGGTCCGCTTAGCGTCGTTTTTTTCGATCTGGCGCTGCTGTCGCTGCTCCCCGCATTAACCTTTTTGTTTGAGAAAATATTCGGCAGCGGCAAGTTCGCCATCATCCGGCGCTTCCGTAAATTCCAGGTAGCCTATTCATTGTTCTGCATAGCCTGTCTGATCGTGAACACCCTCTCAGGCAACCGGCTGGTGGAATTTTATTATGTCGTGTCCGCCACCATTGTCGGAGTCATTATGATTCTGCAATTCATCCTGCTGATTGCCTGTGTTATCCTCTTCTCGCTGCGTGGGAACAAGGATGCAATCACCTTTGCCATCGGTTTCGGAACTGCAGCTTTGACCGGAGCGGTTGAACTGGCCTGGTATTATTACCGCCAGGGCAATTATGATCTCATCTATTGGAAGTGGGCGCTGGTGGTGTTCATTCTGTCCTTGATCATCATACTGGGACGCCGTCTTGCCCATAACCATCAGCAGGTTGTCAAGTATTCACGGGAACTGGAGCTCTTCAATAACGAACTGCAGCGTTCCGAAAAAATGGAAATCATCAGCGAGCTGGCCGCATCTGTTGCGCATGAGGTGCGCAATCCGCTTCAGGTGACAAGAGGGTTTCTGCAGCTGTTAAGCGAGAAGTCGAGCGGCGATGAGCGTAAATATTTGTCCATGGCCTTAAGCGAGCTGGACCGCGCATCCAATATCATTACGGATTTTCTTACGTTCGCCAAACCTGAGTTCGAGAAGATCTCTCAGCTGAGCGTTCTGGATGAATGCAAGCATATCGAGAGCATTATGCTCCCGCTGTGCCACTTGAACGGAGGCAAAATGGTGCTCGAGGTCACCGGGGATTTATGGGTAAAGGGCAATTCCTCCAAATTCAAGCAGGCTTTTATCAATATGATCAAGAACAGTATTGAGTCGCTCGGGGAGGATGGCAGCATTCATATTAAGGCATATGCCAAAGGAGATAAGGTGTTCATTCATATCAAGGATAACGGGGCGGGTATGGACCCGGCAGTTCTGAGCAGGCTGGGTGAGCCTTATTTCTCTTCCAACAAAACAAAAGGTACAGGCCTTGGGCTGATGGTTACGTTCAGGATCATAGAGGCGATGGGGGGAGAGGTCCGCTTCATAAGCAGCAAAGGAGCCGGAACCGAGTCCATTACCATTCTGCCGTTGGCAGAAGCTCCGGAGGGTTCTGGCTCCTAACGGGACAAAGCCTTATAGATTTTACCAGGTGCTGAGTGTGGTTAAGTCTGTCTTCATTACGCCTGATGCCGGACTGGGCGGGATAACCAGATAGAACTCATTGGACGCTTCTTCAACAGTTCTGAGGGTAATATTGTCGGGAAGTTCAATGCCTAGCGCTTCTTGGAGGGCTGCCTTCGGATCTGTGAGTAATCTTTGCTTGAACCCCGGATCTTCCCATGCCTTTTGAATTACTTGATTTCGGAGAATTGCTTCTGACAAAATAATCACCCTTCCCAAAATGGTTATATTTTCCTGATTAGTATAGCATAGCCCACTCTATTATTCTATATCCTATTTCCTATTTACAGATTCATATGTTTGGACAACCAGTAACCCAGACCCCCGCCTTGCAAAAGCTGTTTTTCCGCTTCGATTGCTGCTGCCATCTGCTG
This genomic interval carries:
- a CDS encoding sensor histidine kinase, yielding MKLPSMKAAAAIFMLFLLISIVPIGIAVQWGGGAGFSIPDWEMKWETSDVCDPAAAAEAPDSEWVQAGMDSVRPAAPADASAVWFRFPLPLTEERNPALLINKVTGHNLRAYADHKLIYESQDLMNYDERKVLIPLSGTEGHSWLYLWSSGGGQGFGIEGEITAGNYGKLLEFYVKQNLPDMVIGAAFLFVGAALMGCLLFLKLDFFKGGFFLVLVIVSFGVLFITYSPFLPVILHIPDHWTQIGFDLALFTLLPSFTIYFEQIFGAGKHRVITKLRKFQLGYSLFCLVFLIVNAMLSYRLDGLYRIATVDFLGLLMMAQFIYLLFVTLGAAFKGNRDAVIFSAGFSIFALLSLTELILYYANNSYHLQWWKWGVIAFVASLILILGRRFAGNHEQVLEYSRDLEKFNDDLQRSEKMEIISELAASVAHEVRNPLQVTRGFLQILGERSDKKEKEYLQMAMEELDRASLIITDFLTFAKPGMDTLDRFEVEEELRHVSGVLVPLAHLQGGTIELNLESGLQVLGSTSKFKQAFINLIKNAIESLEEDGQITVAAWRSGEHIIISVRDNGEGMKMSELAHLGEPYYSNKKKGTGLGLMVTFRIIEAMNGSIQFQSRKGEGTEVIVKLPSAAKK
- a CDS encoding sensor histidine kinase encodes the protein MTSWQMRWGSPDGDTGQEVPLGETQGWIKVDARQGTPELPKGISSAWTRITLPESQYTSPAVYIKTLYALHVKVYAGERLIFEGSRSYIHDNYSLLIPLSTEDQGTTLYIWTATLQDRIGIKDRVAVGEHSNLLKDYSKNGLADIVLGGAFLFVALVLFVCTFYLSKEYFSIATALSLVIASTGVLSITYSPFTYTFFSYLGPLSVVFFDLALLSLLPALTFLFEKIFGSGKFAIIRRFRKFQVAYSLFCIACLIVNTLSGNRLVEFYYVVSATIVGVIMILQFILLIACVILFSLRGNKDAITFAIGFGTAALTGAVELAWYYYRQGNYDLIYWKWALVVFILSLIIILGRRLAHNHQQVVKYSRELELFNNELQRSEKMEIISELAASVAHEVRNPLQVTRGFLQLLSEKSSGDERKYLSMALSELDRASNIITDFLTFAKPEFEKISQLSVLDECKHIESIMLPLCHLNGGKMVLEVTGDLWVKGNSSKFKQAFINMIKNSIESLGEDGSIHIKAYAKGDKVFIHIKDNGAGMDPAVLSRLGEPYFSSNKTKGTGLGLMVTFRIIEAMGGEVRFISSKGAGTESITILPLAEAPEGSGS
- a CDS encoding NHLP leader peptide family RiPP precursor, which encodes MIILSEAILRNQVIQKAWEDPGFKQRLLTDPKAALQEALGIELPDNITLRTVEEASNEFYLVIPPSPASGVMKTDLTTLSTW